In Phaseolus vulgaris cultivar G19833 chromosome 10, P. vulgaris v2.0, whole genome shotgun sequence, a single genomic region encodes these proteins:
- the LOC137819110 gene encoding uncharacterized protein isoform X3, giving the protein MLLLKMKFLDWYLKIGVVSALVGASMEVFMIKTGFYDKVTVLESEKRAWENSPDAQAIRQALNPWRQIDSEERKRQRRNTFRGCFLWHYHSFHNVSIDCHNHGHSLISFHLHDCHLLCLFVLKNILSLFSL; this is encoded by the exons ATGCTTCTA TTGAAAATGAAGTTTCTTGATTGGTACTTGAAGATTGGGGTTGTATCTGCTTTGGTTGGGGCTTCTATGGAGGTGTTCATGATCAAAACTGGCTTCT ATGATAAAGTAACTGTTTTGGAGTCGGAAAAGCGTGCCTGGGAGAATTCCCCGGATGCTCAGGCAATTAGACAAGCTCTCAACCCCTGGAGACAAATTGACtcagaagaaagaaaaag GCAAAGGAGAAACACATTTCGGGGCTGCTTCTTATGGCACTATCACAGCTTCCACAATGTTTCCATTGACTGTCATAATCATGGCCATTCACTAATTTCTTTTCATCTTCATGACTGTCACCTTCTTTGTCTATTCGTTTTGAAGAACatattatctttattttcaTTATGA
- the LOC137819110 gene encoding uncharacterized protein isoform X5, with the protein MLLLKMKFLDWYLKIGVVSALVGASMEVFMIKTGFYDKVTVLESEKRAWENSPDAQAIRQALNPWRQIDSEERKRS; encoded by the exons ATGCTTCTA TTGAAAATGAAGTTTCTTGATTGGTACTTGAAGATTGGGGTTGTATCTGCTTTGGTTGGGGCTTCTATGGAGGTGTTCATGATCAAAACTGGCTTCT ATGATAAAGTAACTGTTTTGGAGTCGGAAAAGCGTGCCTGGGAGAATTCCCCGGATGCTCAGGCAATTAGACAAGCTCTCAACCCCTGGAGACAAATTGACtcagaagaaagaaaaaggtcCTGA
- the LOC137819110 gene encoding uncharacterized protein isoform X2, producing the protein MIKLKMKFLDWYLKIGVVSALVGASMEVFMIKTGFYDKVTVLESEKRAWENSPDAQAIRQALNPWRQIDSEERKRQRRNTFRGCFLWHYHSFHNVSIDCHNHGHSLISFHLHDCHLLCLFVLKNILSLFSL; encoded by the exons TTGAAAATGAAGTTTCTTGATTGGTACTTGAAGATTGGGGTTGTATCTGCTTTGGTTGGGGCTTCTATGGAGGTGTTCATGATCAAAACTGGCTTCT ATGATAAAGTAACTGTTTTGGAGTCGGAAAAGCGTGCCTGGGAGAATTCCCCGGATGCTCAGGCAATTAGACAAGCTCTCAACCCCTGGAGACAAATTGACtcagaagaaagaaaaag GCAAAGGAGAAACACATTTCGGGGCTGCTTCTTATGGCACTATCACAGCTTCCACAATGTTTCCATTGACTGTCATAATCATGGCCATTCACTAATTTCTTTTCATCTTCATGACTGTCACCTTCTTTGTCTATTCGTTTTGAAGAACatattatctttattttcaTTATGA
- the LOC137819110 gene encoding uncharacterized protein isoform X6, translating into MIKLKMKFLDWYLKIGVVSALVGASMEVFMIKTGFYDKVTVLESEKRAWENSPDAQAIRQALNPWRQIDSEERKRS; encoded by the exons TTGAAAATGAAGTTTCTTGATTGGTACTTGAAGATTGGGGTTGTATCTGCTTTGGTTGGGGCTTCTATGGAGGTGTTCATGATCAAAACTGGCTTCT ATGATAAAGTAACTGTTTTGGAGTCGGAAAAGCGTGCCTGGGAGAATTCCCCGGATGCTCAGGCAATTAGACAAGCTCTCAACCCCTGGAGACAAATTGACtcagaagaaagaaaaaggtcCTGA
- the LOC137819110 gene encoding uncharacterized protein isoform X4: MIKLKMKFLDWYLKIGVVSALVGASMEVFMIKTGFYDKVTVLESEKRAWENSPDAQAIRQALNPWRQIDSEERKRVWR; encoded by the exons TTGAAAATGAAGTTTCTTGATTGGTACTTGAAGATTGGGGTTGTATCTGCTTTGGTTGGGGCTTCTATGGAGGTGTTCATGATCAAAACTGGCTTCT ATGATAAAGTAACTGTTTTGGAGTCGGAAAAGCGTGCCTGGGAGAATTCCCCGGATGCTCAGGCAATTAGACAAGCTCTCAACCCCTGGAGACAAATTGACtcagaagaaagaaaaag GGTTTGGAGGTAG
- the LOC137818024 gene encoding uncharacterized protein, with protein sequence MVPSNVIGGNNTDGTILLFMANNTDGNIIVIGGNNTEGTISVIGGNNTNGTISAIGDNNTDGTNNCYCVNGGNKTDGTISVIGGNNTDGTISVPSVLLVTDGTISAIGGNNIDGTITVNGGNNIDIYHYVIGGNNTNGTISVIGGNKTDGTISAIGGNKTDSTISVIGGNNTDGTNSVIGGNNIDGTICVIGGNNTDGTISVMGGNNSDGTTVLLV encoded by the exons atggtaccatcaaatgttattggtggcaataatactgatggtaccatcttGTTATTCATGgcaaataacactgatggtaacatcattgttattggtgggaataatactgaag gtaccatcagtgttattggtgggaataatactaatggtaccattAGTGCTATTGGTgacaataatactgatggtaccaataactgttattg tgttaatggtggcaataaaactgatggtaccataagtgttattggtggcaataatactgatggtaccatcagtgtaccttcagtgttattggtg actgatggtacaatcagtgCTATTGGTGGAAATAATATTGATGGCACCATCACtgttaatggtgggaataatattgatatataccatta tgttattggtgggaataatactaatggtaccattagtgttattggtggcaataaaaCGGATGGTACCATAAGTGCTATTGGTGGCAATAAAACTGATtctaccatcagtgttattggtggcaataatactgatggtactaacagtgttattggtggcaataatattgatggtaccatttgtgttattggtggcaataatactgatggtaccatcagtgttatggGTGGCAATAATAGTGATGGTACCACAGTGTTATTGGTGTGA
- the LOC137818025 gene encoding uncharacterized protein — protein MSVICGNNTECTISVIGGDNTDGTISVFGGNKTDGTINVIGGNNTDGTISVNGGNNTDGTICIIGGINTDGTISVIGGNNVMNNTDGIISINGRNNTDGTISFIGGNNTDGTISVIDGTISAIGGNNTDGTISAIGDNNTDGTITVIGGNNTNGTIRNPVMLFRDSVPAESVVRA, from the exons ATGAGTGTTatttgtgggaataatactgaatgtaccattagtgttattggtggggataatactgatggtaccatcagcgTTTTTGGTGGCAATaaaactgatggtaccatcaatgttattggtgggaataatactgatggaaccatcagtgttaatggtgggaataatactgatggtaccatctgtATTATTGGTGGCAtaaatactgatggtaccatcagtgttattggtgggaataatgtGATG aataatactgatggaatCATCAGTATTAATGGtcggaataatactgatggtaccatcagttttattggtggcaataatacagatggtaccatcagtgttattgatg GTACCATCAGTgctattggtgggaataatactgatggtaccattagtgcTATTGGTgacaataatactgatggtaccatcactgttattggtgggaataatactaatggtaccataaga aaccctgttatgcttttcagagacagtgtacctgcagaatcagtagtgagagcgtga
- the LOC137818026 gene encoding uncharacterized protein, translated as MGKEVDSSKELLRRFHVKREKGSIVETTREPMIVSNGQFNLSNYQVGCQNNKTPIQAINDSRAKIQAIARSFIQVRAKNQGKKKVTTKEETSKSRLENIEVALLELANSNAKQLSKERIQREISYKRIDNVMGEGSNTIDKSKDKSKSIKRARGEHDSSRVNQKKKKVLIEDYHSMIEMEIAPKKKQPTKVCGSMLIGEFLDQNGETVNQVVQEEKDHQDAEFQKEIEDEGHEEENLNEGEDHEIIVEQATSKKKTRGSTQCLKIHARNIEERPEVILDEHGEPVGPNDKVVSDLSYFLGTIARNSDFCPLIYTNFKALLKDYKDRIWKYVMEKFIISKNGEKAIFCRINDAWRRYKCHIKRQYFIKYPTMKERLKHRPQSVPEHHFKNLIAYWKNVVIQSISEKNASNRKTQKYMHRMGPINFARVRAQLSATKKDGEEVTRAEMFIKTRQGRPTRKGKAVDEETLDAISMLEGSMENASSETMEKTFESMFGKERPGRVRCYGRTVTPSILKRNQEIAAIHKGYAIEVNSLTQKVEGLEAIVKFVLKQQNPDLNEGDIEHMMSRVLRKENSVVAPGSSTSTHDPYLDQDERQDNTNTGHEKDF; from the exons ATGGGAAAGGAAGTAGATTCAAGTAAGGAATTGCTTAGGAGGTTCCATGTCAAACGTGAAAAAGGAAGCATTGTTGAGACAACTAGGGAACCTATGATTGTTTCTAATGGACAATTTAATTTGTCCAATTATCAAGTGGGATGCCAAAATAATAAGACCCCAATACAAGCCATTAATGATTCAAGAGCCAAGATACAAGCCATTGCACGATCTTTTATTCAAGTTCGTGCCAAAAatcaaggaaaaaaaaaggtgacaacaaaagaagaaacaagTAAATCAAGGCTTGAAAACATTGAAGTTGCCTTACTTGAACTTGCCAATTCAAATGCCAAACAACTATCCAAAGAGAGGATACAAAGAGAGATTAGTTATAAGAGGATTGATAATGTTATGGGAGAAGGATCAAATACAATTGATAAATCCAAGGACAAATCAAAATCTATAAAGAGGGCAAGAGGGGAACATGATAGCTCAAGGGTaaatcaaaagaagaaaaaggtatTAATAGAAGATTATCACTCAATGATTGAGATGGAAATTGCTCCTAAGAAGAAACAACCAACCAAAGTATGTGGATCAATGTTGATTGGTGAGTTTCTTGATCAAAATGGAGAAACAGTTAATCAAGTGGTTCAAGAAGAAAAGGACCACCAAGATGCAGAAtttcaaaaagaaatagaaGATGAAGGACATGAAGAAGAAAACTTGAATGAAGGAGAAGACCATGAAATAATTGTTGAACAAG CCACTAGCAAGAAAAAAACTCGAGGATCGACTCAATGCTTGAAAATACATGCAAGAAATATTGAAGAGCGTCCAGAAGTTATCTTGGACGAACATGGAGAGCCTGTTGGTCCCAATGACAAAGTGGTGTCTGATTTAAGTTACTTTCTTGGGACCATAGCTAGGAATTCAGACTTTTGTCCATTGATTTATACAAACTTCAAGGCTTTGCTTAAGGATTACAAGGATCGCATATGGAAATACGTCATG gaaaaatttattatttctaaGAATGGAGAGAAAGCAATATTTTGTCGCATAAATGATGCATGGAGACGGTACAAATGTCATATCAAGAgacaatattttataaaatatcccACCATGAAGGAACGACTGAAACATCGACCACAATCCGTTCCTGAACATCATTTCAAGAATTTGATTGCATATTGGAAAAATGTTGTTATCCAG AGCATTAGTGAAAAAAATGCAAGCAATAGGAAAACACAAAAGTATATGCACCGAATGGGACCAATAAACTTTGCTAGAGTTCGAGCTCAATTg AGTGCTACAAAAAAGGATGGTGAAGAGGTCACTAGAGctgaaatgtttataaaaacaCGTCAAGGTCGTCCTACTCGGAAAGGAAAAGCAGTGGATGAAGAAACACTAGATGCCATt TCTATGCTTGAAGGTTCTATGGAAAACGCATCAAGTGAAACTATGGAAAAAACATTTGAATCAATGTTTGGAAAAGAAAGGCCTGGTCGAGTTCGTTGCTATGGAAGGACTGTGACACCATCAATATTAAAAAGGAATCAAGAAATTGCCGCTATCCATAAAGGGTATGCTATTGAAGTGAACTCCCTAACTCAAAAGGTTGAAGGTTTAGAAGCAATTGTGAAATTTGTGCTTAAGCAACAAAACCCAGATTTGAATGAGGGGGATATAGAACATATGATGTCACGGGTTTTAAGGAAAGAAAATAGTGTAGTTGCTCCAGGTTCATCTACTTCCACTCATGATCCTTATTTGGACCAG GATGAACGTCAAGATAATACTAATACTGGACATGAGAAAGATTTTTGA
- the LOC137818027 gene encoding uncharacterized protein, which translates to MEKEWAKFPRFSREYIDGLESFLDFAYTRGRPQGREILCPCADCRNCVWARRHVVYDHLIATGFLKGYKVWIHHGEEISSTTKSDDDMIDNEDSQDDIYGLLYNTHRNVVEAKGGKEGPNDEARKFYHLINDANQELYPGSKNFSTLSFIIRLYLLKCLHGWSNSSFTDLLQLLKEVMPSLNIPDSFNKTKTMIGDLGLDYKKIHACPKDCMLFWQENEGLDVCSICKSSRWKEFPNANSEVEQPKYEHKVPAKVLRHFPLIPRLQRLFMCSKTAESMRWHEEERSKDGKMRHPADGEAWKNFDSLHEDFSTDSRNVRLGLASDGFNPFRTMSISHSTWPVMMVVYNFPPWLCMKPEYTMLSLLIPGPQSPGNDIDVYLQPLIQELKDLWEFGVETYDASENETFLLRAALLWTISDYPGYAMLSGWSTKGRLACAYCNYDTKSSYLKHSHKMCYMNHRVFLPMSHPWRSNKKSFNGKKEFGSTPHMLEGPEIVEMLKDFINEFGKNAKKTSDGPWKKRSIFFELPYWATNKLRHNLDVMHIEKNICDSILGTLLDIQGKTKDHVNARYDLQNMGIRKDLHPREIDKGRVQFSAACFSMNANEKSIFCGVFKAAKLPDGSASNISKCVHVNNKKISGYKSHDAHFMLHYLLPVAIRSIMPDTVADPLIRFGSFFHSICQKVIQVQDMDYLEAEVVQILCQLEMIFPPSFFDIMLHLPIHLPNEVRLGGPVQFRWMYPIERYLCRLKNYVRNKAYPEGSIVEGYLAEEALTFCSRYLHGGVETRLNRERRNYDHNDVCEIDAIDYFSSLGRPIGGKSNGKPFSIDFTSKAQAHRYLLFNCDAIDIYIKEFDESVNRGTKRGKWVKAKTQSREFSEWFKTRALKDDVSFQIKEFSRGPNNVAKRFSGYLINGYRFHTMKRDAKHKTQNSGVTLVSLTSSFVSTKDDNPKIEPITYYGAIKDIFELDYYGSFKFVMFKCDWFEVEEDKYGLTCVYFNKKLYQNDPFVLASQVHQCFYIEDPLDANRHYVLKKVPRDLFNMGDQSNGVELNVANNDGELNWVREDMPVTIFEKSSSVGQRNVFNEDDIDETLFDFMD; encoded by the exons ATGGAGAAAGAGTGGGCAAAATTTCCAAGGTTTAGCAGAGAATATATAGATGGTCTTGagtcatttttagattttgctTACACTAGAGGAAGACCTCAAGGACGTGAGATTTTATGTCCATGCGCTGATTGTAGAAACTGTGTTTGGGCAAGAAGACATGTGGTTTATGATCATTTAATAGCCACGGGCTTTCTAAAAGGATATAAGGTTTGGATTCACCATGGAGAAGAAATATCTTCGACTACAAAAAGTGATGATGACATGATAGATAATGAAGATTCACAAGATGATATTTATGGCTTATTGTATAACACACATAGAAATGTGGTAGAAGCAAAAGGAGGCAAAGAGGGTCCTAATGATGAAGCTAGAAAGTTCTACCATTTGATTAATGATGCAAATCAAGAACTCTACCCTGGGAGTAAAAACTTCTCCACTTTATCTTTCATCATTCGACTGTATTTATTGAAATGTCTTCATGGTTGGAGCAATTCTTCATTCACTGATCTCCTACAATTACTAAAAGAGGTTATGCCTAGTTTGAATATTCCTGATTCTTTTAACAAAACAAAGACTATGATTGGTGATCTAGGCCTTGATTATAAAAAGATTCATGCGTGTCCGAAAGATTGTATGTTATTTTGGCAAGAGAATGAGGGTCTAGATGTTTGCAGTATATGTAAATCTTCACGATGGAAGGAATTTCCAAATGCCAATTCTGAGGTTGAACAACCAAAATATGAGCATAAAGTTCCTGCCAAAGTATTGCGACACTTTCCATTGATTCCTAGACTTCAAAGACTATTTATGTGTTCAAAGACTGCTGAGTCCATGAGATGGCATGAAGAAGAACGATCGAAGGATGGGAAAATGAGACACCCCGCTGATGGTGAAGCTTGGAAGAACTTTGATAGTCTTCATGAAGATTTTTCTACTGATTCGCGCAATGTAAGACTTGGTCTGGCTAGTGATGGCTTTAATCCATTTAGGACCATGAGCATATCACATAGCACGTGGCCTGTGATGATGGTGGTGTACAACTTTCCACCTTGGTTGTGCATGAAACCTGAATATACAATGTTATCATTGTTGATTCCGGGACCACAATCACCAGGAAATGATATTGATGTGTACCTTCAACCGTTGATTCAGGAGTTAAAAGATTTATGGGAGTTTGGAGTAGAAACATATGATGCTTCAGAAAATGAAACATTTTTATTGCGTGCCGCTCTTCTATGGACTATCAGTGACTACCCTGGGTATGCGATGTTGTCAGGTTGGAGCACCAAAGGAAGATTAGCTTGTGCATATTGTAATTATGACACTAAATCATCCTACTTGAAACATAGCCATAAAATGTGCTATATGAACCATCGTGTCTTTTTACCAATGAGCCATCCTTGGAGATCTAATAAGAAGTCTTTTAATGGAAAAAAAGAATTTGGATCTACACCACACATGTTAGAAGGGCCAGAAATCGTAGAAATGTTAAAAGATTTCATCAATGAATTCGGAAAGAATGCAAAAAAGACAAGTGATGGTCCATGGAAAAAGAGATCAATCTTTTTTGAGTTGCCTTATTGGGCAACAAATAAATTACGTCACAATTTGGACGTCATGCATATTGAGAAAAACATATGTGATAGTATTTTGGGCACTCTTTTGGATATTCAAGGGAAGACAAAAGATCATGTTAATGCTCGTTATGATTTGCAAAATATGGGAATAAGAAAGGATCTTCATCCAAGGGAGATTGATAAAGGCCGAGTACAATTTTCAGCAGCCTGTTTTTCAATGAATGCTAATGAGAAATCTATCTTTTGTGGTGTTTTTAAGGCTGCCAAATTACCAGATGGAAGTGCATCAAATATTTCAAAGTGTGTGCATGTTAATAACAAGAAAATATCTGGTTATAAGAGTCACGATGCACATTTCATGTTGCATTACTTACTACCAGTGGCAATAAGAAGCATTATGCCTGATACCGTGGCTGATCCTCTAATTCGATTTGGGTCATTCTTTCACTCTATATGTCAAAAGGTTATACAAGTGCAAGATATGGATTACTTGGAAGCAGAAGTAGTACAAATACTTTGTCAATTAGAGATGATTTTTCCACCTAGTTTTTTTGACATAATGCTTCACTTACCTATTCATTTGCCGAATGAAGTGAGATTAGGTGGCCCCGTTCAATTTCGATGGATGTACCCCATTGAAAGATATTTATGCAGACTGAAGAATTATGTTCGAAataaagcttacccagaaggtTCTATTGTTGAAGGGTATTTGGCAGAAGAGGCTTTGACTTTTTGCTCAAGATATTTGCATGGAGGTGTAGAAACAAGGTTAAACAGAGAACGTCGCAATTATGATCACAATGATGTATGTGAAATAGATGCAATTGATTATTTCTCAAGTCTTGGTCGCCCTATAGGAGGGAAAAGTAATGGTAAACCATTTTCTATAGATTTCACATCGAAAGCTCAAGCTCATCGATACCTCTTATTCAATTGTGATGCAATTGACATATACATCAA AGAGTTTGATGAGAGTGTTAATAGGGGCACTAAAAGAGGAAAGTGGGTGAAGGCCAAAACCCAAAGTCGAGAATTTAGTGAATGGTTCAAAACTCGAGCCTTGAAAGATGACGTGTCTTTTCAAATTAAAGAGTTTTCTAGAGGGCCAAATAATGTTGCAAAGAGGTTTTCAGGTTACCTCATTAATGGATATAGATTTCATACTATGAAGCGGGATGCCAAACACAAAACTCAAAATTCTGGTGTAACATTGGTTTCATTGACTTCAAGTTTTGTAAGCACAAAGGATGACAATCCAAAAATTGAACCCATAACATATTATGGTGCAATCAAAGATATATTTGAGTTAGATTATTATGGTAGTTTCAAGTTTGTGATGTTCAAATGTGATTGGTTTGAGGTCGAAGAAGATAAATATGGACTTACTTGTGTATATTTCAACAAAAAGCTTTACCAAAATGATCCTTTTGTGCTAGCTTCTCAAGTCCATCAATGCTTTTATATCGAAGACCCTTTAGATGCAAATAGgcattatgttttgaaaaaggttccAAGAGATTTATTTAACATGGGTGACCAATCAAATGGTGTTGAACtaaatgttgcaaacaatgatGGTGAACTAAATTGGGTTAGGGAAGACATGCCTGTCACAATATTTGAAAAATCTTCTAGTGTAGGGCAGAGAAATGTTTTTAATGAAGATGATATTGATGAAACTTTATTTGACTTCATGGACTAG